Proteins co-encoded in one Vigna radiata var. radiata cultivar VC1973A unplaced genomic scaffold, Vradiata_ver6 scaffold_134, whole genome shotgun sequence genomic window:
- the LOC106753598 gene encoding pentatricopeptide repeat-containing protein At5g04780, mitochondrial-like isoform X1, with protein MLSMNKTSPRFWGINFLPHSTLQRLYMPFKTPTVQTASPAAILKDSQSLTKLPVSYSNLLSQCVAAKSLTSGMKLHAHLIKFGFSRHPGLRNYLVTLYSKCCRFRYARKLVDESFEPDVVSWSSLLSGYVQNGFVEEALLVFNEMFLLGVKCNEYTFPSVLKACSMKRDLNMGRKVHGMAVVTGFESDGFVGNTLVVMYAKCGLLDDSKRLFGGIVEQNVVSWNALFSCYEQSELRGLQDGGLGRTLHGLMLKMGLDLDQFSANALVDTYSKAREIEGAVAVFQEIAHPDVVSWNAVIAGCVLHDRNDLALMMLDEMNSSGTSPNMFTLSSALKACAAMRFKELGKQLHSCLIKRVADSDLYASVGLIDMYSKCEMMDDARRAYDSMPKKDVIAWNALISGYSQCGDDFEAVSLFSKMYNEDIDFNQTTISTVLKSVASLLAIKVCKQIHSISIKSGIYSDFYVINSLLDTYGKCNHIDEASKIFEERTWEDLVAYTSMITAYSQYGDGEEALKLYLQMQDADIKPDAFICSSLLNACAKLSAYEQGKQLHVHAIKFGFMCDIFASNSLVNMYAKCGSIDDADRAFFEIPNRGIVSWSAMIGGYAQHGHGKQALQLFNQMLRVGVPPNHITLVSVLCACNHAGLVNEGRQYFEKMEEMFGIKPTQEHYACMIDLLGRSGKLNEAVELVNSIPFEANGSVWGALLGAARIHKNIELGQKAAEMLYDLEPDKSGTHVLLANIYASAGMWENVAKVRKVMKDSKVKKEPGMSWIEIKDKVYTFIVGDRSHSRSDEIYAKLDQLGDLLSKAGYSPVVEIDIHNVNRSEKEKLLYHHSEKLAVAFGLIAMPPGAPIRVKKNIRICVDCHTFLKFVCKIVSREIIVRDINRFHHFKDGSCSCGDYW; from the exons ATGTTGtcaatgaacaaaacatctCCAAGGTTTTGGGGCATCAATTTCCTTCCTCACAGTACTCTTCAACGTCTCTATATGCCATTCAAAACCCCCACTGTGCAAACCGCGTCTCCTGCCGCCATATTAAAAGATTCACAAAGCCTCACCAAACTCCCTGTATCCTATTCAAACCTCTTATCACAATGTGTTGCTGCAAAGTCGCTAACTTCAGGTATGAAACTCCATGCCCACTTGATCAAGTTTGGGTTTTCCCGCCATCCAGGTCTCAGAAATTACCTGGTAACTCTCTATTCCAAGTGTTGTCGTTTTAGGTATGCCCGCAAGCTGGTTGATGAAAGTTTTGAGCCAGATGTGGTTTCTTGGTCTTCGTTGCTATCTGGGTATGTGCAAAATGGGTTTGTGGAGGAGGCACTGTTGGTGTTTAATGAGATGTTCTTGTTGGGTGTTAAGTGCAATGAGTATACCTTCCCAAGTGTGCTTAAGGCATGCTCGATGAAGAGAGATTTGAACATGGGGAGGAAGGTTCATGGGATGGCTGTGGTCACGGGGTTCGAGTCTGATGGGTTTGTTGGTAACACTTTGGTTGTTATGTATGCTAAGTGTGGGTTGCTAGATGATTCTAAGAGGTTATTTGGAGGAATTGTGGAGCAAAATGTTGTTTCATGGAATGCCTTGTTCTCTTGTTATGAGCAAAGTGAGCTGAGAG GGTTGCAGGATGGTGGTCTAGGAAGGACGCTTCATGGACTTATGCTGAAGATGGGGCTTGATTTGGATCAGTTTTCCGCAAATGCGTTAGTTGACACGTATTCTAAAGCGCGGGAGATTGAAGGTGCGGTTGCTGTTTTTCAGGAAATTGCACACCCTGATGTTGTTTCTTGGAATGCAGTTATCGCTGGTTGTGTTCTTCACGATCGTAATGATTTGGCTTTAATGATGTTGGATGAGATGAATAGCTCAGGAACTTCTCCCAATATGTTTACACTTTCGAGTGCTTTAAAGGCTTGTGCTGCAATGAGGTTCAAGGAACTGGGTAAACAGTTACATTCTTGTTTGATAAAGAGGGTTGCTGATTCAGATTTGTATGCTTCTGTTGGACTCATAGATATGTATTCCAAGTGTGAAATGATGGATGATGCGAGAAGAGCTTACGATTCGATGCCAAAGAAGGACGTTATTGCATGGAATGCTTTGATCTCTGGTTACTCACAGTGTGGGGATGACTTCGAAGCTGTCTCacttttttctaaaatgtaCAATGAAGATATAGATTTCAATCAAACTACTATTTCAACAGTTCTCAAATCTGTGGCCAGCTTGCTGGCAATTAAGGTTTGTAAGCAGATTCATTCAATTTCCATCAAATCTGGAATTTATTCAGATTTCTATGTTATAAACAGCCTTCTTGACACATATGGAAAATGTAACCATATAGATGAAgcttcaaaaatatttgaagagcGCACTTGGGAAGATTTGGTGGCTTACACATCCATGATAACAGCGTATTCTCAATATGGCGATGGGGAGGAGGCTTTAAAGCTATATTTACAAATGCAAGATGCAGATATCAAGCCAGATGCATTTATCTGCAGTTCTCTCTTAAATGCATGTGCAAAGTTGTCTGCATATGAGCAAGGGAAACAATTACATGTCCATGCCATCAAGTTTGGATTTATGTGTGATATTTTTGCCAGCAACTCTCTGGTTAATATGTATGCAAAGTGTGGAAGCATAGACGATGCTGATCGTGCCTTTTTTGAGATACCAAACAGAGGAATAGTCTCATGGTCTGCAATGATTGGAGGATATGCTCAGCATGGCCATGGCAAACAGGCTCTTCAGTTGTTCAATCAAATGCTTAGAGTTGGTGTGCCTCCCAACCATATTACTCTAGTTAGTGTTCTTTGTGCATGTAATCATGCTGGTTTGGTAAACGAGGGAAGGCAATATTTCGAAAAAATGGAGGAAATGTTTGGTATTAAACCCACACAAGAGCATTATGCTTGTATGATTGATCTCCTTGGACGATCTGGGAAATTAAATGAAGCAGTGGAGCTTGTAAATTCCATTCCTTTTGAGGCCAATGGCTCAGTTTGGGGGGCACTTCTAGGAGCTGCGAGAATCCATAAAAATATAGAACTTGGTCAGAAAGCTGCAGAGATGCTTTATGATCTAGAGCCAGATAAATCTGGTACTCACGTTCTCCTTGCAAACATCTATGCCTCTGCAGGGATGTGGGAAAATGTTGCTAAGGTTAGAAAGGTAATGAAAGACAGCAAGGTGAAGAAGGAACCCGGAATGAGTTGGATTGAGATCAAAGACAAGGTATACACTTTCATCGTTGGAGACAGGAGTCATTCTAGAAGTGATGAAATATATGCTAAATTGGATCAGTTGGGTGACCTTCTAAGTAAGGCTGGATATAGTCCCGTTGTAGAGATTGATATACATAATGTGAACAGAAGTGAAAAGGAGAAACTCTTATATCACCACAGTGAGAAACTTGCTGTGGCCTTTGGATTAATTGCTATGCCACCCGGTGCCCCAATAAGGGTGAAAAAGAATATACGAATTTGTGTTGACTGCCACACCTTTCTCaaatttgtatgtaaaattGTCTCAAGGGAAAttattgttagagatattaatAGATTCCACCATTTTAAAGATGGCTCATGTTCATGTGGTGATTACTGGTAA
- the LOC106753598 gene encoding pentatricopeptide repeat-containing protein At5g04780, mitochondrial-like isoform X3: MLSMNKTSPRFWGINFLPHSTLQRLYMPFKTPTVQTASPAAILKDSQSLTKLPVSYSNLLSQCVAAKSLTSGLQDGGLGRTLHGLMLKMGLDLDQFSANALVDTYSKAREIEGAVAVFQEIAHPDVVSWNAVIAGCVLHDRNDLALMMLDEMNSSGTSPNMFTLSSALKACAAMRFKELGKQLHSCLIKRVADSDLYASVGLIDMYSKCEMMDDARRAYDSMPKKDVIAWNALISGYSQCGDDFEAVSLFSKMYNEDIDFNQTTISTVLKSVASLLAIKVCKQIHSISIKSGIYSDFYVINSLLDTYGKCNHIDEASKIFEERTWEDLVAYTSMITAYSQYGDGEEALKLYLQMQDADIKPDAFICSSLLNACAKLSAYEQGKQLHVHAIKFGFMCDIFASNSLVNMYAKCGSIDDADRAFFEIPNRGIVSWSAMIGGYAQHGHGKQALQLFNQMLRVGVPPNHITLVSVLCACNHAGLVNEGRQYFEKMEEMFGIKPTQEHYACMIDLLGRSGKLNEAVELVNSIPFEANGSVWGALLGAARIHKNIELGQKAAEMLYDLEPDKSGTHVLLANIYASAGMWENVAKVRKVMKDSKVKKEPGMSWIEIKDKVYTFIVGDRSHSRSDEIYAKLDQLGDLLSKAGYSPVVEIDIHNVNRSEKEKLLYHHSEKLAVAFGLIAMPPGAPIRVKKNIRICVDCHTFLKFVCKIVSREIIVRDINRFHHFKDGSCSCGDYW; this comes from the exons ATGTTGtcaatgaacaaaacatctCCAAGGTTTTGGGGCATCAATTTCCTTCCTCACAGTACTCTTCAACGTCTCTATATGCCATTCAAAACCCCCACTGTGCAAACCGCGTCTCCTGCCGCCATATTAAAAGATTCACAAAGCCTCACCAAACTCCCTGTATCCTATTCAAACCTCTTATCACAATGTGTTGCTGCAAAGTCGCTAACTTCAG GGTTGCAGGATGGTGGTCTAGGAAGGACGCTTCATGGACTTATGCTGAAGATGGGGCTTGATTTGGATCAGTTTTCCGCAAATGCGTTAGTTGACACGTATTCTAAAGCGCGGGAGATTGAAGGTGCGGTTGCTGTTTTTCAGGAAATTGCACACCCTGATGTTGTTTCTTGGAATGCAGTTATCGCTGGTTGTGTTCTTCACGATCGTAATGATTTGGCTTTAATGATGTTGGATGAGATGAATAGCTCAGGAACTTCTCCCAATATGTTTACACTTTCGAGTGCTTTAAAGGCTTGTGCTGCAATGAGGTTCAAGGAACTGGGTAAACAGTTACATTCTTGTTTGATAAAGAGGGTTGCTGATTCAGATTTGTATGCTTCTGTTGGACTCATAGATATGTATTCCAAGTGTGAAATGATGGATGATGCGAGAAGAGCTTACGATTCGATGCCAAAGAAGGACGTTATTGCATGGAATGCTTTGATCTCTGGTTACTCACAGTGTGGGGATGACTTCGAAGCTGTCTCacttttttctaaaatgtaCAATGAAGATATAGATTTCAATCAAACTACTATTTCAACAGTTCTCAAATCTGTGGCCAGCTTGCTGGCAATTAAGGTTTGTAAGCAGATTCATTCAATTTCCATCAAATCTGGAATTTATTCAGATTTCTATGTTATAAACAGCCTTCTTGACACATATGGAAAATGTAACCATATAGATGAAgcttcaaaaatatttgaagagcGCACTTGGGAAGATTTGGTGGCTTACACATCCATGATAACAGCGTATTCTCAATATGGCGATGGGGAGGAGGCTTTAAAGCTATATTTACAAATGCAAGATGCAGATATCAAGCCAGATGCATTTATCTGCAGTTCTCTCTTAAATGCATGTGCAAAGTTGTCTGCATATGAGCAAGGGAAACAATTACATGTCCATGCCATCAAGTTTGGATTTATGTGTGATATTTTTGCCAGCAACTCTCTGGTTAATATGTATGCAAAGTGTGGAAGCATAGACGATGCTGATCGTGCCTTTTTTGAGATACCAAACAGAGGAATAGTCTCATGGTCTGCAATGATTGGAGGATATGCTCAGCATGGCCATGGCAAACAGGCTCTTCAGTTGTTCAATCAAATGCTTAGAGTTGGTGTGCCTCCCAACCATATTACTCTAGTTAGTGTTCTTTGTGCATGTAATCATGCTGGTTTGGTAAACGAGGGAAGGCAATATTTCGAAAAAATGGAGGAAATGTTTGGTATTAAACCCACACAAGAGCATTATGCTTGTATGATTGATCTCCTTGGACGATCTGGGAAATTAAATGAAGCAGTGGAGCTTGTAAATTCCATTCCTTTTGAGGCCAATGGCTCAGTTTGGGGGGCACTTCTAGGAGCTGCGAGAATCCATAAAAATATAGAACTTGGTCAGAAAGCTGCAGAGATGCTTTATGATCTAGAGCCAGATAAATCTGGTACTCACGTTCTCCTTGCAAACATCTATGCCTCTGCAGGGATGTGGGAAAATGTTGCTAAGGTTAGAAAGGTAATGAAAGACAGCAAGGTGAAGAAGGAACCCGGAATGAGTTGGATTGAGATCAAAGACAAGGTATACACTTTCATCGTTGGAGACAGGAGTCATTCTAGAAGTGATGAAATATATGCTAAATTGGATCAGTTGGGTGACCTTCTAAGTAAGGCTGGATATAGTCCCGTTGTAGAGATTGATATACATAATGTGAACAGAAGTGAAAAGGAGAAACTCTTATATCACCACAGTGAGAAACTTGCTGTGGCCTTTGGATTAATTGCTATGCCACCCGGTGCCCCAATAAGGGTGAAAAAGAATATACGAATTTGTGTTGACTGCCACACCTTTCTCaaatttgtatgtaaaattGTCTCAAGGGAAAttattgttagagatattaatAGATTCCACCATTTTAAAGATGGCTCATGTTCATGTGGTGATTACTGGTAA
- the LOC106753598 gene encoding pentatricopeptide repeat-containing protein At5g04780, mitochondrial-like isoform X4, whose protein sequence is MCCCKVANFRYETPCPLDQVWVFPPSRSQKLPGLQDGGLGRTLHGLMLKMGLDLDQFSANALVDTYSKAREIEGAVAVFQEIAHPDVVSWNAVIAGCVLHDRNDLALMMLDEMNSSGTSPNMFTLSSALKACAAMRFKELGKQLHSCLIKRVADSDLYASVGLIDMYSKCEMMDDARRAYDSMPKKDVIAWNALISGYSQCGDDFEAVSLFSKMYNEDIDFNQTTISTVLKSVASLLAIKVCKQIHSISIKSGIYSDFYVINSLLDTYGKCNHIDEASKIFEERTWEDLVAYTSMITAYSQYGDGEEALKLYLQMQDADIKPDAFICSSLLNACAKLSAYEQGKQLHVHAIKFGFMCDIFASNSLVNMYAKCGSIDDADRAFFEIPNRGIVSWSAMIGGYAQHGHGKQALQLFNQMLRVGVPPNHITLVSVLCACNHAGLVNEGRQYFEKMEEMFGIKPTQEHYACMIDLLGRSGKLNEAVELVNSIPFEANGSVWGALLGAARIHKNIELGQKAAEMLYDLEPDKSGTHVLLANIYASAGMWENVAKVRKVMKDSKVKKEPGMSWIEIKDKVYTFIVGDRSHSRSDEIYAKLDQLGDLLSKAGYSPVVEIDIHNVNRSEKEKLLYHHSEKLAVAFGLIAMPPGAPIRVKKNIRICVDCHTFLKFVCKIVSREIIVRDINRFHHFKDGSCSCGDYW, encoded by the exons ATGTGTTGCTGCAAAGTCGCTAACTTCAGGTATGAAACTCCATGCCCACTTGATCAAGTTTGGGTTTTCCCGCCATCCAGGTCTCAGAAATTACCTG GGTTGCAGGATGGTGGTCTAGGAAGGACGCTTCATGGACTTATGCTGAAGATGGGGCTTGATTTGGATCAGTTTTCCGCAAATGCGTTAGTTGACACGTATTCTAAAGCGCGGGAGATTGAAGGTGCGGTTGCTGTTTTTCAGGAAATTGCACACCCTGATGTTGTTTCTTGGAATGCAGTTATCGCTGGTTGTGTTCTTCACGATCGTAATGATTTGGCTTTAATGATGTTGGATGAGATGAATAGCTCAGGAACTTCTCCCAATATGTTTACACTTTCGAGTGCTTTAAAGGCTTGTGCTGCAATGAGGTTCAAGGAACTGGGTAAACAGTTACATTCTTGTTTGATAAAGAGGGTTGCTGATTCAGATTTGTATGCTTCTGTTGGACTCATAGATATGTATTCCAAGTGTGAAATGATGGATGATGCGAGAAGAGCTTACGATTCGATGCCAAAGAAGGACGTTATTGCATGGAATGCTTTGATCTCTGGTTACTCACAGTGTGGGGATGACTTCGAAGCTGTCTCacttttttctaaaatgtaCAATGAAGATATAGATTTCAATCAAACTACTATTTCAACAGTTCTCAAATCTGTGGCCAGCTTGCTGGCAATTAAGGTTTGTAAGCAGATTCATTCAATTTCCATCAAATCTGGAATTTATTCAGATTTCTATGTTATAAACAGCCTTCTTGACACATATGGAAAATGTAACCATATAGATGAAgcttcaaaaatatttgaagagcGCACTTGGGAAGATTTGGTGGCTTACACATCCATGATAACAGCGTATTCTCAATATGGCGATGGGGAGGAGGCTTTAAAGCTATATTTACAAATGCAAGATGCAGATATCAAGCCAGATGCATTTATCTGCAGTTCTCTCTTAAATGCATGTGCAAAGTTGTCTGCATATGAGCAAGGGAAACAATTACATGTCCATGCCATCAAGTTTGGATTTATGTGTGATATTTTTGCCAGCAACTCTCTGGTTAATATGTATGCAAAGTGTGGAAGCATAGACGATGCTGATCGTGCCTTTTTTGAGATACCAAACAGAGGAATAGTCTCATGGTCTGCAATGATTGGAGGATATGCTCAGCATGGCCATGGCAAACAGGCTCTTCAGTTGTTCAATCAAATGCTTAGAGTTGGTGTGCCTCCCAACCATATTACTCTAGTTAGTGTTCTTTGTGCATGTAATCATGCTGGTTTGGTAAACGAGGGAAGGCAATATTTCGAAAAAATGGAGGAAATGTTTGGTATTAAACCCACACAAGAGCATTATGCTTGTATGATTGATCTCCTTGGACGATCTGGGAAATTAAATGAAGCAGTGGAGCTTGTAAATTCCATTCCTTTTGAGGCCAATGGCTCAGTTTGGGGGGCACTTCTAGGAGCTGCGAGAATCCATAAAAATATAGAACTTGGTCAGAAAGCTGCAGAGATGCTTTATGATCTAGAGCCAGATAAATCTGGTACTCACGTTCTCCTTGCAAACATCTATGCCTCTGCAGGGATGTGGGAAAATGTTGCTAAGGTTAGAAAGGTAATGAAAGACAGCAAGGTGAAGAAGGAACCCGGAATGAGTTGGATTGAGATCAAAGACAAGGTATACACTTTCATCGTTGGAGACAGGAGTCATTCTAGAAGTGATGAAATATATGCTAAATTGGATCAGTTGGGTGACCTTCTAAGTAAGGCTGGATATAGTCCCGTTGTAGAGATTGATATACATAATGTGAACAGAAGTGAAAAGGAGAAACTCTTATATCACCACAGTGAGAAACTTGCTGTGGCCTTTGGATTAATTGCTATGCCACCCGGTGCCCCAATAAGGGTGAAAAAGAATATACGAATTTGTGTTGACTGCCACACCTTTCTCaaatttgtatgtaaaattGTCTCAAGGGAAAttattgttagagatattaatAGATTCCACCATTTTAAAGATGGCTCATGTTCATGTGGTGATTACTGGTAA
- the LOC106753598 gene encoding pentatricopeptide repeat-containing protein At5g04780, mitochondrial-like isoform X2, with product MCCCKVANFRYARKLVDESFEPDVVSWSSLLSGYVQNGFVEEALLVFNEMFLLGVKCNEYTFPSVLKACSMKRDLNMGRKVHGMAVVTGFESDGFVGNTLVVMYAKCGLLDDSKRLFGGIVEQNVVSWNALFSCYEQSELRGEAVDLFKEMMRSGIRPNEFSISIILNVCAGLQDGGLGRTLHGLMLKMGLDLDQFSANALVDTYSKAREIEGAVAVFQEIAHPDVVSWNAVIAGCVLHDRNDLALMMLDEMNSSGTSPNMFTLSSALKACAAMRFKELGKQLHSCLIKRVADSDLYASVGLIDMYSKCEMMDDARRAYDSMPKKDVIAWNALISGYSQCGDDFEAVSLFSKMYNEDIDFNQTTISTVLKSVASLLAIKVCKQIHSISIKSGIYSDFYVINSLLDTYGKCNHIDEASKIFEERTWEDLVAYTSMITAYSQYGDGEEALKLYLQMQDADIKPDAFICSSLLNACAKLSAYEQGKQLHVHAIKFGFMCDIFASNSLVNMYAKCGSIDDADRAFFEIPNRGIVSWSAMIGGYAQHGHGKQALQLFNQMLRVGVPPNHITLVSVLCACNHAGLVNEGRQYFEKMEEMFGIKPTQEHYACMIDLLGRSGKLNEAVELVNSIPFEANGSVWGALLGAARIHKNIELGQKAAEMLYDLEPDKSGTHVLLANIYASAGMWENVAKVRKVMKDSKVKKEPGMSWIEIKDKVYTFIVGDRSHSRSDEIYAKLDQLGDLLSKAGYSPVVEIDIHNVNRSEKEKLLYHHSEKLAVAFGLIAMPPGAPIRVKKNIRICVDCHTFLKFVCKIVSREIIVRDINRFHHFKDGSCSCGDYW from the exons ATGTGTTGCTGCAAAGTCGCTAACTTCAG GTATGCCCGCAAGCTGGTTGATGAAAGTTTTGAGCCAGATGTGGTTTCTTGGTCTTCGTTGCTATCTGGGTATGTGCAAAATGGGTTTGTGGAGGAGGCACTGTTGGTGTTTAATGAGATGTTCTTGTTGGGTGTTAAGTGCAATGAGTATACCTTCCCAAGTGTGCTTAAGGCATGCTCGATGAAGAGAGATTTGAACATGGGGAGGAAGGTTCATGGGATGGCTGTGGTCACGGGGTTCGAGTCTGATGGGTTTGTTGGTAACACTTTGGTTGTTATGTATGCTAAGTGTGGGTTGCTAGATGATTCTAAGAGGTTATTTGGAGGAATTGTGGAGCAAAATGTTGTTTCATGGAATGCCTTGTTCTCTTGTTATGAGCAAAGTGAGCTGAGAGGTGAGGCTGTAGATTTATTTAAGGAAATGATGAGGAGTGGAATAAGGCCTAATGAGTTCAGCATTTCCATCATATTGAATGTCTGTGCAGGGTTGCAGGATGGTGGTCTAGGAAGGACGCTTCATGGACTTATGCTGAAGATGGGGCTTGATTTGGATCAGTTTTCCGCAAATGCGTTAGTTGACACGTATTCTAAAGCGCGGGAGATTGAAGGTGCGGTTGCTGTTTTTCAGGAAATTGCACACCCTGATGTTGTTTCTTGGAATGCAGTTATCGCTGGTTGTGTTCTTCACGATCGTAATGATTTGGCTTTAATGATGTTGGATGAGATGAATAGCTCAGGAACTTCTCCCAATATGTTTACACTTTCGAGTGCTTTAAAGGCTTGTGCTGCAATGAGGTTCAAGGAACTGGGTAAACAGTTACATTCTTGTTTGATAAAGAGGGTTGCTGATTCAGATTTGTATGCTTCTGTTGGACTCATAGATATGTATTCCAAGTGTGAAATGATGGATGATGCGAGAAGAGCTTACGATTCGATGCCAAAGAAGGACGTTATTGCATGGAATGCTTTGATCTCTGGTTACTCACAGTGTGGGGATGACTTCGAAGCTGTCTCacttttttctaaaatgtaCAATGAAGATATAGATTTCAATCAAACTACTATTTCAACAGTTCTCAAATCTGTGGCCAGCTTGCTGGCAATTAAGGTTTGTAAGCAGATTCATTCAATTTCCATCAAATCTGGAATTTATTCAGATTTCTATGTTATAAACAGCCTTCTTGACACATATGGAAAATGTAACCATATAGATGAAgcttcaaaaatatttgaagagcGCACTTGGGAAGATTTGGTGGCTTACACATCCATGATAACAGCGTATTCTCAATATGGCGATGGGGAGGAGGCTTTAAAGCTATATTTACAAATGCAAGATGCAGATATCAAGCCAGATGCATTTATCTGCAGTTCTCTCTTAAATGCATGTGCAAAGTTGTCTGCATATGAGCAAGGGAAACAATTACATGTCCATGCCATCAAGTTTGGATTTATGTGTGATATTTTTGCCAGCAACTCTCTGGTTAATATGTATGCAAAGTGTGGAAGCATAGACGATGCTGATCGTGCCTTTTTTGAGATACCAAACAGAGGAATAGTCTCATGGTCTGCAATGATTGGAGGATATGCTCAGCATGGCCATGGCAAACAGGCTCTTCAGTTGTTCAATCAAATGCTTAGAGTTGGTGTGCCTCCCAACCATATTACTCTAGTTAGTGTTCTTTGTGCATGTAATCATGCTGGTTTGGTAAACGAGGGAAGGCAATATTTCGAAAAAATGGAGGAAATGTTTGGTATTAAACCCACACAAGAGCATTATGCTTGTATGATTGATCTCCTTGGACGATCTGGGAAATTAAATGAAGCAGTGGAGCTTGTAAATTCCATTCCTTTTGAGGCCAATGGCTCAGTTTGGGGGGCACTTCTAGGAGCTGCGAGAATCCATAAAAATATAGAACTTGGTCAGAAAGCTGCAGAGATGCTTTATGATCTAGAGCCAGATAAATCTGGTACTCACGTTCTCCTTGCAAACATCTATGCCTCTGCAGGGATGTGGGAAAATGTTGCTAAGGTTAGAAAGGTAATGAAAGACAGCAAGGTGAAGAAGGAACCCGGAATGAGTTGGATTGAGATCAAAGACAAGGTATACACTTTCATCGTTGGAGACAGGAGTCATTCTAGAAGTGATGAAATATATGCTAAATTGGATCAGTTGGGTGACCTTCTAAGTAAGGCTGGATATAGTCCCGTTGTAGAGATTGATATACATAATGTGAACAGAAGTGAAAAGGAGAAACTCTTATATCACCACAGTGAGAAACTTGCTGTGGCCTTTGGATTAATTGCTATGCCACCCGGTGCCCCAATAAGGGTGAAAAAGAATATACGAATTTGTGTTGACTGCCACACCTTTCTCaaatttgtatgtaaaattGTCTCAAGGGAAAttattgttagagatattaatAGATTCCACCATTTTAAAGATGGCTCATGTTCATGTGGTGATTACTGGTAA